TTCGAGAAAAAACGTCTATTGTTCGAGTTTTCTAGAAATTGAATTATCAAAAATTTTTTAAAAATGACAGAAGGAGAAACTTTCATAACGAAGAACGCCGAGCATATATTAGTTTAGGACAAGTAGGGGGTAAGCATTTGGACATTATTCATGGGATACTATCTACATATATGCAATTTTTCGATTGGGATATGTGGAAAAAAGTATTAGCAGATCCAGTATCGTGGGGATTAATTTCATCGCTCATTGTCATTGAGGGATTACTGTCGGCAGATAATGCACTCGTACTAGCGGTACTTGTCAAACATTTACCGGATAAGCAACGTAAACGGGCATTAATGTATGGTATGCTAGGGGCTTATTTTTTCCGTTTTTTATTTATCGGAATTGGCGTGTATTTAGTAGAGTTTTGGTTTATTAAAGTGTTGGGAGCGTTGTATTTAGGGTGGATTAGTATTGCGCATTTTTTACAACTCGGACAAGAGGACAGTGTCAAAGAAGTAAAAAAGTCTGGAATAATGGTGCGGATATTTGGTGTGTTTTGGGCTACTGTTATTTCTGTAGAGCTAATGGATATTGCGTTTTCGGTTGATTCCATTTTTGCTGCCTTTGCAATATCCGATCAAGTTTGGGTGTTATTAATAGGCGGTATGCTTGGAATATTAATGATGCGAACAATTGCAGGATTATTTTTAATTATTATCGAAAAAATTCCAGAGCTTGAGGCGACGGCATTTATCATAATTGGGATTATTGCGCTTAAAATGTTAGTGACTGTATTTGGTATATATGTGCCGCATTATTTATTTTTTATTATTTTAGTCGTTGCCTTTGGTTTGACGATGGTTATCCATGTGTTTAATAAATTAAAAATAGCTAAATAAAAGCGGTTGTGCCTTAAAAGGTTACAACCGCTTTTTTGTATTATTTTACATAATTATCAGGGTTAACAATGTAGAACTTTTCAACATTCAGCCAGCTCTCGCTCATTGGCTCTCCATCATCAATGCGTTTTTCTGTTTCTTGCATCATCCATCCAGTTTGAGAAGCATGAGCTTGTAAAGCCTTTACTTTATCCATCTTCATTTCGCGGATGTCAATTTGGACATGTGGTTCACCATTTTTAGCAATTGTATCGTTCGCAAAGGCGCAACCAAAAATTTGAGGTCGCGCTGCTTTAGGCATGCGACGCACAGCTTCTACAACAGCACGTGCTGTTGCTTCATGGTCAGGATGCACCGCGAAGCCAGGAAGGAAAGTAAAAATAAGCGAAGGCATTAACTCTTCAATTAAACCTTCTACAAGCTTGACCATTTTTTCGTCGTCTTCAAATTCAATGGTTTTATCGCGTAAGCCGAGCATACGTAAATCTTGAATGCCCATTGCGTCAGCAGCAGCGACAAGCTCCTTGCGGCGAATTTCTGGCAATGATTCACGCGTAGCAAATGGTGGATTTCCTAAATTACGACCCATTTCACCTAATGTTAAACAGGCATATGTAACAGGTGTATTCATCTTTTTCGTATAATAGGCAATCGTTCCAGCAACTGAAAAAGCCTCATCATCTGGGTGAGGGTAAACAATTAAAATATGACGTTGTGGTTGTAAATTCAAATAGTCGTCCCCCTTAATAAGTAAATGGCGTTTCGCTAATTTCCAGTGCTATCGCCAATTTACCTGAATAGTCTAGTCCAGCC
This DNA window, taken from Lysinibacillus sp. FSL M8-0337, encodes the following:
- a CDS encoding TerC family protein; the encoded protein is MDIIHGILSTYMQFFDWDMWKKVLADPVSWGLISSLIVIEGLLSADNALVLAVLVKHLPDKQRKRALMYGMLGAYFFRFLFIGIGVYLVEFWFIKVLGALYLGWISIAHFLQLGQEDSVKEVKKSGIMVRIFGVFWATVISVELMDIAFSVDSIFAAFAISDQVWVLLIGGMLGILMMRTIAGLFLIIIEKIPELEATAFIIIGIIALKMLVTVFGIYVPHYLFFIILVVAFGLTMVIHVFNKLKIAK
- the bshB2 gene encoding bacillithiol biosynthesis deacetylase BshB2, which produces MNLQPQRHILIVYPHPDDEAFSVAGTIAYYTKKMNTPVTYACLTLGEMGRNLGNPPFATRESLPEIRRKELVAAADAMGIQDLRMLGLRDKTIEFEDDEKMVKLVEGLIEELMPSLIFTFLPGFAVHPDHEATARAVVEAVRRMPKAARPQIFGCAFANDTIAKNGEPHVQIDIREMKMDKVKALQAHASQTGWMMQETEKRIDDGEPMSESWLNVEKFYIVNPDNYVK